The sequence GTGACTTCCATTGAACTTTGGGGTAACTTGGCATAGCATGTATATAGGCCTTCTTGATACTGTATTTTCCATCAACTACAAAGGAGTTTATCACTGCTAGATCAGATGCCCACCACTCTCTGGCAGTGAATATTTTCCTCACTAGCCAGCTGGCTTGCTTTGGAGTATTTATGGTAGCAACATCATTATGTTTTATGTAGTGACTATGAATCCACTTAATCCATAGTTTACCATTATAGCCCATAGGAGTTTGGTTAAAGCAGCCTTATTCCACAATTCATAGTTGATGATGTTTAGACCCCCAACAGCTTTTGGTTTGCATAGAGTTTCCCAGGAAGCtggagctctattagaatcatgTACTCCACTCCATAGATAACTTCTGCATATGCTATTAACTATCTTGATAACCTTCTTTGGAATTAAAAATACATGCGCCCAATAGGTTTTCATTTCAAACAAGACACTCTTAATGAGTTGGAGCCTGCCAGCATATGATAAGAACTTTGAAGTCCAGCTTCTAATTCTATCTACAATCTTCTCAACTAATGGCATGCACTGATGGATTGTGAGCTTCCCTGTGGATAGAGGAACTCCAAGGTACTTGAATGGAAGAGTACCTAGAGTCAAATGCAGTTCAGCTATCAttttttctttgaactccaaaggCACCCCTGCTATGTATAAGGAACTCTTATCCAGGTTCGCTTTGAGCCCAGAAACAGCAGAGAAGTTTTCAAATGCTTCCATCATTAGCTTCATAGAAGTTTCATCTGCCCTACAACACATTAGTAGATCATCAGCAAAACAGATGTGAAGAACTTGTAGCCTTGCACACTTAGGGTGGAAGTTGAAGTCAGGATTCTGGATGAGTGTCCTTAAAGATCTATTCAAATATTCCATTGCCAGCACAAACAAGTATGGAGACATGGGATCTCCCTGCCTTAACTCTTTTTTTTGCTTCAAACCTATTAGTTAAGCCACCATTAAGTAGTAATGTGTAACTAACAGTTGTTACACATTCCATGATTAGAGTTACCAGTCTATAGGGGATCTCAAACTCTAGTAATACTGCTTTTAGGAAGTTTCATTCTACTAAGTCATATTCTTTCTTGATATCAACCTTGATCATACATCTAGGGAAAACTGCTTTCTGAGTGTATCCCTTGATCAACTCATGTGCCATTATAACATTGTCAAGAATGTTCCTGCCTTCAATGAATGCAGATTGTGAAGGCCCTACCAATAGGTCAACAACTAATTTAAGCCTAGATGTTAGAACCTTGGCAATGATTTTATAAAGAGTAGAGAAACAGGCTATAGGCCTGAATTCCTTGACATAAGTAGGATTCTGAACCTTAGGAATCAATGTGACTGTTGTGCAGTTGATTTCTTTCAACAGTTTACCAGTCTCAAAGAACTTCAGCATTGCTTTTGTGACTTCCTTACAATAATTGGCCAGAATTCTCTAAAAAAAACTCAGCAGGATATCCATCTATGCCAGGTGCCTTGTCACTCGGGAGGCTTTGCACAATATGAGTTATTTCCTCAGCTGTTACAGGCTTTAAGAGTTATTGTTGCTGGTTCATGGTTAGGCATGGTCCATTCCAGATTATACTGATATCAATACCTGGTAATTCAGTGGCTGCTGTACCCAGTAGGTGCTGAAAAAACTGAGTGAATTCCAGTTGTATCTGTTTAGGCTCTGATATTTTAATATGTTGGTCATTGTAGATGCAGATAACTTTGTTCCTTGCTTGTCTGGCTCTCATGTAAGCATGGGAATATTTGGAATTGCAGCCACCTAGCTTGATCCATGTGGCCCTTGATTTCTGTTTCAATATTTGTTCCTGTACTGCTTCCCATTTCTTTATAAGCCCAGTGTCCTTCTTTCCTCTTCAATCAGTGAGTTGTTGAAGTGGTCTTCATTAATCTTGCCCTGCACCTCCTTCAGTGTTTATCTCAGTTAAAATAGTTTCTTATCAACTAAAGAGTGTTCCTGTTGAAGGCCCCTAGTCTGCATCTCCACTAGTTTTAACTTCCTCCATATTGAGTACATTGTGTAACCTTGGATCTGCTGACCCCATGTATTCTGCACCACCTCTTTATATTCTTGTAGCTTCATCACTGTAGACATGAGTCTAAAAGTTTTTTTCACTTTTACCCTGTTAACTTTTGTGATTATCATGATAGGTGAATGATCTGAGCAGCCTGACAGCATGTAGATAGCTTCCACACCATTATATTGTTGAAACCAATCAGCATTCCCAAATGCCTAGTCTATATGGCTATATATTCCGACGTCTGCATCCCTCTTGTTACTCCATGAGAATTTGCAGCCTCTCTTAGTGATTTGCCCCACCCCAATGTCATCAATACACCTTTGAAAGTCAGTTGTATCTGCTTGATGGACTGGGATCCCATTCAATCTATCTTCCTCATGTAGCACACTATTGAAATCACCTATTATAAGCCAAGGCCCATTAGTCTGCATGTTTCTCAGACTTCTCCATAGTGAGGCTCTATCATGAATAGTGTGCAATCCATATACAAATGTTATATAACTGGAAAATGATGAATTATTATCAGTGACACAACAGTGTATCATCTGATTAGAACAATCCAATACTGTGACTTTAACATTTGCCACTTTCCATCCTATCCAGATTCTTCCATTTGGTGCATAGGCATAGTTGTCTGTGAATTTCCAATCTACACCAACCTTCCTCTGAATTTCTTTAGCACTTTGTTGTTTAACTCTAGTCTCTAGGCAAGCTATTAAATCTACTTTATTCAGCAACAAGAACTTTTTGAATTCTCGTTGCTTGTAGAACTTATTCAGTTCTCTTATATTCCAAGAGACAATGATCATGGAGGGTTATGATGAATAGGACTGGTTCCCTCAGCTACATTTTGAGCTTCACCATTATTAGAAGATGCTCCTTGTTGATTATTGTTTGGTGGTCTTTCCATGATTGTCAAGGGTGCAAATGTATTTCTTCTAGTTAGCTCCCCATAGTTTATATCTCAATGGGTCTTCTTGTCAGCTGAACCTTGAATAACCACAGCTTGTTTGCCTCGATTAGTCACTTTTACTTCTATTGTAGGTTCCTGTTGTTCAGCATCCTCCTGTGGCAGAACATCCTTTCCATTATTTCCTTTGTCATTTGGCTTTGGCTTCCATTCCATTCttgtcttcttcttccttttccttttatgTGGTTTTAGTTCATCCTCCTGTTTTATGTCTTGTTGGCAATTACCAGTACTATGCCCAAACTTATTACAATCCATACACAGTTTTGGCTTCCACTCAAATTCCACTCTTTGCTCCCAGGTACTTCCATCTGGATTCTCAATGGTTACTCCATCTGGTAGTGGCTGTGTGATATCCATTTCAACAAGGATCCTAGCAAATGAAATTCTTTTACAATGGGCTGTAAGCTTATCAGTGCAAATAGGTTTGCCTAATAGACTGGCAATTCGACCTAAGTTCTCCTCAGCCCAACACTGGACAGGTAGCCTAGGGAGGTTAATCCATATAGGAAAAATTCTCATAGACTCGTTTTGAATCTGAAAATCAGGATCCCAATCCTTCAAGACCATGGGTCTATTATTGAAGGTATAAGGTCCATTTTGAACAATCTCAATTTTATTCTCCATAGATTCAAAGCGAAAAATGAAATAACCATCGTCATGAAGAAATACCGCTGGTGTCGTCACTGAGTTCCACACTCCATAGACGAATTTGAGCATTTCCTTGAACGAAGGGTTTCCTCTTAGGACATATCCAATTGAACCTATTTTCTATCTCTTACACTGTTCCTCTATCTCTTTTGGGTTCAGCTTGGCCACTTTCACTCCGTCCTTAACCACCAGAGGATAGAACTTCAGCAACATACCTTGTGTTTGTACTCTGTTTTCTTTCACTACCTCAGTCATGGTCTGCTTTGTACTCTGAGACACAACTGAGTAGGTTAATTTCCTTGCTACTGTCAGCAATCCTGGATCCGTTACTTGAATTTTTTTCCTCTCCGGTGGAGCTTGCATTACAGTAGGAGCACTCCCCATGCCTGGCATCCAATGTAACAGTTGAATTGGGGCCGATTTCTGGGGAATACATGTTTCAGGAGTAATCATTCAATTCCTATCATCTACTTGAAGAAGTGATTGTGTAGGGGAAGGTGAGTATTCCGGTGAGTATTCCGGTGAGTCATTGTGATCGGCGTAGGTTAGCTGTAGTGCTCAACTTTCGCAAGATCCTCTCTCTCTACATTCTCTCTCTTGTTTCATTCAAATTAAAAGATTATTATTCTCTgacatttctttctttttctcttttttccttttttatgtcATTTGTTCATTCAACTTtaatatctttcaaaaataacAATGTTTAGAATTTTCATTTTCTATATTCTATCTCTGTTACATTGGTAAAatcataaagaaaaatatatatta is a genomic window of Nicotiana tabacum cultivar K326 chromosome 16, ASM71507v2, whole genome shotgun sequence containing:
- the LOC142170507 gene encoding uncharacterized protein LOC142170507 is translated as MIIVSWNIRELNKFYKQREFKKFLLLNKVDLIACLETRVKQQSAKEIQRKVGVDWKFTDNYAYAPNGRIWIGWKVANVKVTVLDCSNQMIHCCVTDNNSSFSSYITFVYGLHTIHDRASLWRSLRNMQTNGPWLIIGDFNSVLHEEDRLNGIPVHQADTTDFQRCIDDIGVGQITKRGCKFSWSCSDHSPIMIITKVNRVKVKKTFRLMSTVMKLQEYKEVVQNTWGQQIQGYTIGKKDTGLIKKWEAVQEQILKQKSRATWIKLGGCNSKYSHAYMRARQARNKVICIYNDQHIKISEPKQIQLEFTQFFQHLLGTAATELPGIDISIIWNGPCLTMNQQQ